ATTTAAAGCTGAAAACAAAGCTGAAGAAAAAAGCTTTTGGAAAGAACAAAAAGCTTATGAAAAGAACTTAAAGAAAACTGACAAACAAGCTTATAAAGCGTACATCCAAGGGAAACGCGATGCTTACGCCGAGCATTACGAACACTGCAATCACCATTGTCACCACGGTGATTATTATTACAACTATGCTTCATATTACTATTACAGGCACAATAGTTACTATTCACGCCGCTCTCAACAACGAAGTTTAAATACTCGAGTAAATGTTAGCACACCAAGCGTTCGCTTAGGGATTTTTTAAGCATAGTGCAAAAAAAATAGGCTATCCAAAATGAAGGATAGCCTATTTTCATTACCATATTTTATGACCGCTAAGCATCAATATTCGCGTAAACGGCATTTTTCTCAATAAAATCTCGACGTGGTGGCACCTCATCGCCCATTAACATAGAGAAAATCCTATCGGCTTCGGTACCATTATCAATTTGCACCAAACGTAGCGTTCTAAAGTCTGGATTCATAGTGGTATCCCAAAGTTGCTCGGCGTTCATCTCACCTAAACCTTTGTAACGTTGAATACCTGCACTACCTCCCATTTCTTCAACAATAGCATCGCGCTCTTTATCACTCCAAGCGTACTGTTTTTTTGCACCCTTTTTAATCAAATATAGTGGTGGTGTAGCAATGTATATGTGCCCGTTTTCAATTAACTCCCTCATGTATCTAAAGAAGAACGTCAATATTAAAGTAGCAATATGGCTACCATCAATATCGGCATCACACATGATCACAATTTTGTGATAACGCAATTTTGAAAGGTTTAGGGCTTTACTATCTTCCTCCGTACCTATGGTTACACCTAGCGCTGTAAAAATATTTTTAATTTCTTCATTTTCAAAAACTTTATGCTGCATGGCTTTTTCAACGTTTAGGATTTTACCCCTTAACGGAAGAATGGCCTGAAAATTTCTATCTCGGCCTTGTTTTGCCGTTCCACCTGCCGAATCACCCTCTACTAAGAACACCTCGCATTTTGTTGGGTCTTGCTCAGAGCAGTCGGATAATTTTCCAGGCAAGCCGCCAATGCTCATGGCTGTTTTACGCTGTACCATTTCGCGGGCTTTCTGAGCGGCGTGACGCGCTTGAGCTGCTAAAATTACTTTTTGAACAATGGTTTTGGCATCATCAGGATGCTCTTCCAAATAGTCGGTAAGCATTTCAGAAACCGCTTGACTAACGGAAGCAGACACCTCTCTGTTGCCCAATTTGGTTTTGGTTTGCCCCTCAAACTGAGGCTCGGCAACTTTTACCGAAACAATAGCTGTTAAGCCTTCACGGAAATCATCACCCGAGATGTCAAATTTCAACTTATCTAGCATTCCAGATTCATCGGCATACTTCTTCAAAGTATGCGTTAAACCACGACGGAACCCAGACAAATGTGTACCTCCTTCATGTGTATTAATATTATTTACGTATGAATGTAAATTCTCAGCGTAAGAGGTATTATAAACCATGGCCACCTCTACAGGCACACCATTTTTTTCACCTTCAAAAGCAATCACATCTTGCATTAGAGGCTCTCTCGTCGCATCTAAATACTTAATAAATTCTTTTAAACCTTCTTCAGAATGAAATGTTTCCCCTTCAAAAGAACCATCTTCTTTTTTATGCCTTCTATCAACTATATGTACAGTAATACCTTTATTTAAAAAGGCCAACTCACGCATACGGCTAGCTAAAGTATCGTAACTGTACTCTAGCGTTTGCTGAAAGATAGTGGGATCTGGCTTAAAGGTAACGATAGTTCCTCGCTTATCGGTTTCACCAATAGATTTTACAGGGTATAACGGTTTTCCACGCTCATACTCCTGTTCCCAAATTTGTCCGTTACGATAAACCGTAGCTTTTAAATGCTCAGACAAAGCATTAACACAACTTACACCAACGCCGTGCAAACCACCAGAAACCTTATAGGAATCTTTATCAAATTTACCTCCAGCACCAATTTTGGTCATAACAACCTCCAGCGCCGAAACACCTTCTTTTTTATGTAAGTCTACCGGAATACCACGACCATCATCTTCTGTGGTAATAGAATTATCTTCATTAATGGTTACGGTAATATTGTTACAATGCCCGGCAAGTGCCTCATCAATGGAGTTATCGACAACCTCATATACCAAGTGGTGCAAACCGCGCACACCAACATCTCCAATGTACATGGATGGACGCATGCGCACATGTTCCATACCCTCGAGGGCCTGAATACTATCCGCCGAGTACCCCTCTTTGTTAAATTCTTCTTTTGCTTCGCTCATATTAGCTTTTATCTTAATTATAAGTTAGATGTTTTCACAAAAAAAGATGCCTCTAAGCATCCTTTTGAATACAAACAAATATACGAAATTTTCACCCCTTTTTAAAGTATTTCATCGACGTTGCTATAAAATTATCAACATTTGTTGATTACTTAAAAACACCTTAAAACGCCTAAAACGCACCTTAAAATGAATCTCGAGAGATTTCAACCCTCTTAATCCAAGCCAAAAAACGTTAAACCTCATAACGCGGCTTATTTGAAGTTGCGTTAAAGATAAATCCAACTAAAATCCGCCTTTAAAACGGCTAGTCTTTGCTATTTTTACTTTAACAGGAAAAAACAGAATTATTGCAACAAACATGATGTATATCACTTTTTAGTACAATAGTTCAACTTAATTTTGCAATGCATTAATGAACCAAACATGAAACTTAAAAAAAGAGCCTTTATTTTTTTGTTAGCGATAGTGCTAATTTTACCGGCATTAGCCGTTGGTCAAAACGAAAAATTCAAACCGACTTTTAAATGGAATCTTACATCACAGTTTTGGTTTAGGTATTCCGATTTAAACGAAGGCTCCATCATTCACGGCGAACCCACCTCAGAATTTTTAGATATTTCAATCAGGAGACTACGCATTCCTATATCAGCTCAAATCTCGCCTAAAGTTTACGCCTACGCTATCTTTGGCGGCAACAACTACAACTTTAAGGGGGATGATTTCCCTATTGAAGTCTTAGACTTATATGTCGAATACGCCTTCGCAAAATATTTAGAAATTGGCATGGGCAAATCGGGTTGGCAAGGCTTAAACCGCTGGAACATTCGGTCCAGCAAAACCTTAATGGGTCTGGATTCCCCGCTTTTTACTTTAAATTCTGTCCAAATTAATGATGACGTTGGTCGTTTATTTGGAGTATGGGTTAAAGGTCAAGCTGGAAATTTTGATTACAGAATGGCTTTTAACCGCCCTTTTTATGTAAAAGCTATCCCAGATGGTGCTGTAAATTTTGCCAATAACAAACCCAGGGTGAAAACCTCGGCCTATGTAAAATACCAGTTCTTTGAGCACGAATCGAATAAATCTGCCTATCAAACCGGCACCTACATGCAAAAGAAAAAAGTACTTAATATCGGTACAGGGTTTCAGTTTCAGCCGGAAGCTATGAGCGATGGCGATGCCCGTCTCCCCGAAACGAACATTTATGATATCACACACTTTTCGGCCGATTCGTTTTTAAATCTACCTTTGGCCAACGGCAATGCCATAACCGCCTATTTAGGTTACTTTGATTACGATTTTGGTAAAGATTACATTAGAAATGTTGGTGCCAACAACCCCACAACAGGTGGCGGATCAGATTTTAATGGTTCGGGGGTAGCCTTCCCCATGATTGGTACAGGCACAACATGGTACGGACAATTCGGATACGCTTTTAAGGAAACTAAAATCTTTAACCACATGGCCATCATCCAACCCAATATTGCCATACAACATTCTAATTGGGATATTTTGAACGACAACATGACTGTTTACGACTTTACTGTTAACTTTTTTGTAAACGGCTCGCACGATGATAAAATTAGCTTGGGCTACCAACACCGCCCTATTTTCGACGCAGCTGCTTTACAACAAAAAGATTATAAGGGAATGGCCGTTTTACAGTATCAAGTTTCGTTCAAATAACTTGAACGATGAGCTTAAAAAAACAAAATCAATCACAAGCATCTTTACTTAAAAACCCTGTAAATAATAACATGGTTTTTTAAAAATTCAGCAATATCGAATAGGTTATCTATAAAAATAGTGCTTAGTACATTATTTCTACATATATTTGAGCCGCAAATCGATATGATGAACAATAATAACAATAATAATTTCAATAATCCTATTTTTTAGGGTTGGAAGGTTGTTGTTTAAAAAATATATAAAGCCTTCCGAATACGGAGGGCTTTTTTTAATCTAAAAAATTAAGACATGAGCAAAATTATGACAGTCGATGTATTGTCTAGTATTAAGGGAGCAAAGCCCAGTGAGGCCGTTAATAAGTTGTTTGAGGTGATTAAAAACGCCAATGCAACAAACGATGTTGCTTCTAACCTTCATAATAGCGTGTCGTTGGATGATTTAAGAGACGATGTGGTTATAAGTAGCCCAGATTCCGAAAAACAAATCATCATTGAAAATTTCCCTAAAGAAAAGAACGGCTTTTTAGTGGTTTCTAAAGTCATTGAAGAATAATTATGGATTCGCAGATACGCAAAATTCACCAACAACTGGTTAACAAAGAGATTACTTGCACCCAATTGGTTCAAGACAAATTAGACCTTTTAGCAAAAAACAGCCATAATACCGTAAACAGCCTTTTAATTGATATTGCCCTAAAGTTAGCGGCAAAAGTTGACGATAAGATAGGTAACGGCGAAGACATTGGCCTATTAGAAGGCATTCCATTTGGCATTAAAGATGTTTATATGGTACAGGGCACGATTACAACGGCGAGCTCAAAATTGCTAAAAGACTATAAATCGGCCTACACGGCCACGGCCATCCAAAAATTATTGGATGCTGGCGCTATTCCTATCGTCAAAGAAAATTGCGATAGTTTTGGGCACGGTTCATCAAGTGAAAATACCATTTTTGGCGCTGTAAAGAATGCGATTAATCCGGAGTTGGTTGGTGGTGGCTCCAGTGGTGGTTCGGCCGTTAACGTGGCCTTAGATTACACGGTATTCTCGATTGGAGGTGATACTGGTGGTTCAGTTCGCCAGCCAGCAGGATACAATCATGTTTATGGTTTGAAACCTACCTACGGGCGCATTTCACGTTACGGATTAATGGCCTACGCGTCTTCTACAGATTGTGTTGGCCCGATTGCAAAATCGGTTGAAGATATTCGTATCGTGCTGAACGTAATGAGTGGAAAAGATGGAAAAGACCAAACCACTTATTCTTCCACTGAAATCTTAGAAGAAAGCCTTTCAACGTCCGAAGGTATAAAAGCTATTGGTTACTTTAAAAATTTTATTGAAAGTGACGCCATCGATGCCCAAGTAAAATCTGACTTTCTTTCAGGCATTGAAAAAATAAAAGCAAAAGGTATTGAAGTTAAAGTTTTGGATTTCTTTGAATCGAATACACTGGTTTCAACATATTACACCTTAGCTATGGCCGAAACAGCCTCTAACCTATCGCGGTTAGATGGCACCAATTACGGCAACCGCATTGAGGCCGAAAATTTGAAAGAAACTTACGCCGTAACCCGTTCTGAGAATTTCTCAGAAGAAACCAAAAGAAGGATTGTAGGTGGAAACCAAGTACTGTCACAAGGATTTTCAGATGAAATCTACTTAAAAAGCTTAGCACTTCGTGATGCCATCGCCAATAATTTCGAGGAAGATTTTAAAGCGGTCGATATCATTATTTCGCCCGTTACGCCAAGCGCACCGCCTAAAATTGGCGATAGCTTAAAAGACCCATTGGCCATGTATTTAAGCGATGCCTACACGGTAGGATTCAGTTTGGGGCAACTGCCCACATTAACTGTTCCGCAAGGCACCGAAACAGGACTGCAAATTACGGCCTCAAAAAACAACGACGAACTTGTTTTGAAGTTTGCTAACTTCTTAAAAGACACTTTATAATGGAACTGGAGCAAATAAACGCGCTACTAAAAAAATACGAACTAGAATTAGTCATCGGACTAGAAACCCACGTTCGCTTAAATACTAAAACCAAACTGTTCTGTTCTTGCGCAAATGAAGAAACAGAAACCCCAAACCAAAACATCTGCCCGGTATGTACCGGACAAATGGGTGTGCTTCCCGCGGTGAACAAAGAGGCGGTTAAAAAAGCCATTTATTTTGGAAAGGCCGTTAAATCAACATTTGAAAACGAAGTCATTTCTTGGGACAGAAAGCATTACGAGTACCCCGACAACCCAAAAAATATTCAAATCACGCAATTCCACAACCCCATTATACCTGATGGGCAAGTATCATGTTTTAGAAATGACGGTTCGCAATTTACAGTAAATTTAACCCAAGTTCACATTGAAGAAGATGCCGCGAAATTGATGCATGAAAAGAAAATCTCGTTAGTCGATTTCAATAAAGCGGGCGTACCCTTAATTGAAATTGTTACCGAGCCTTGTATTCGCCACATTGAAGATGCTTCAACCTATGCACAGTACATTCAGCGTATTGTTCAAAACTTAAAAATTTCTGACGCCAACCTTGAAAAAGGGGAATTTAAATCGGATGTATCCGTTTCACTCCGTAAAAAGCACACTTACGACCTAAACCCGCGTACCGAGATTAAAAACCTCAACTCATTTAAATTTATGGTCGATGCTTTAAAGGAAGAAGTCGAGAAACAACTCAACTATTATTTGGAGCACAAAACGTTTAGGCCCGACCAGACCACCGTGCTTTTCGATGCCGATTTAAAGCAAACCAAAACCATGCGTAAAAAGGAATTCGAGGCCGATTACCGATTTATTTCGGAGCCCGACCTTCCTTTTGTAAATATAAAAAGCGCGATTGAATCGATTAATGTCGATATTAGCGCCCTACCCTTTGCTGTTGAACGGGTTTTAATAAATGGTGGTGTTTTGCCACAAGATGCCAAATTTTTTACCGCTGATGCATTGCGTTCTAAAACCTTTATGCAAATAAACGAGGTAATAAAAGACCCGTCGTTTGTTGCTAAAACTTTGGTTAATAATATTGGTGCTGAAGACTATGGCGATATTCATCGCATCGAACATTTAATTGAAATTTTCCAATTGTTCAAGGCTGAAAAAATCACATCGGTTTTAGTCCAAAATGCGATAACCGCCTATTTAAAAGATAGACACTTCGATTATAACAAGTATTTTGATGACAACACCATTTCTAAAGAAAAAATAGAAGCGGCCATAACCCAAGTCATTTCAGAAAACGAAGCTATTGCCAACGACATTAAGGCTGGAAACCAAGGCAAAGCTGGTATTTTGGTTGGAAAAGTCATTAAAATTATTGGCAAGGGCGCTTCAGGAAAAGTCATTCGTGAGGGTATTTTAGGTCAGCTTTCTGGCGAAGTTAAAAGTCAAGAACCTCAAACTAAAGGTGAAGTTTCAAAAGCTAAAGGCCAAAAAGGAGAAACCAAAGAGGAAGAAGTCCTGCCGCAAATACCCATCGTGGTAAAAGACGAGTACCGCACGCACACAATCATCGACATTTCCGATGAAAACATCAACGACACCGTAACATTCTCAGGTTGGGTTTCTAGTGTGCGTGACCACGGTGAGCTTATTTTTATCGATTTGCGCGATTCAAGTACCGAAAAATTCCAAGTGCGATTAAGTCGGGAGTCATTCCCTAATTTAGATGAATTGGTACGTTTAAAACCTGAATCGGTGATTACCGTTTCCGGTAAAATCGTGCAACGAAAAGAAGACGATTACAACCCAAGTTTACGTACCGGAAAAATTGAATTGGAAGCTACCGAACTGGATATTTTAAACCTTTCGAAAACGCTTCCGTTTGAAATAAAACGTGCGACCAAAACCAATGAGAACACTCGTTTTCAATATAAATATTTAGACCACCGAAACGAAGATGTGCGCCGCGTTATAGTAAATCGACATAAAGTGATTAAACTGATGCGCGATATTTTGGACGAAGAAAATTTCCTTGAAATTGAAACGCCCATTTTAAGTGCTGGAACAGATGAAGGGGCGCGTGAGTTTATTGTACCTTCACGTAAACAAGCTGGCGCTTTTTACACCCTTCCTCAGGCACCACAGCAGTTCAAACAAATGCTGATGGTAAGTGGCTACGAAAAGTATTTCCAATTGGCCCGCTGTTTTAGGGATGAAGATTCGCGTGGCGACCGACAACCCGAATTTACACAGTTGGATATTGAAATGGCCTACGCTAGTATGCAGCAAATTATCGATTTGAACACTAAAATGTTCAACGACATTGTTCAGAAAATATATGGCAAAAAATGGATTTTACATCCGTTTGAAGTACTCTCCTACAAACAAGCGATGGATGAATATGGCTGCGACCGCCCCGATTTACGCTTTGGTTTAAAGCTACAGGATATTACCGATATTGTAAAAGACACGACCTTTCAGGTATTCAGTAAACCCATTGAGGAAGGCGGTATTGTAAAATGTATAAAAGTATCGGCGGAAGAGCAGGGCAAAAAGCGCCTTTCAAAAGGACAAATTGAAAAACTAACAGGCATTGCCCAACAGCATGGTTTAGGTGGATTGGCATATATTATCGTCAACGAAAACGATTTGCAATCGCCCATCATCAAGTTTTTAGGTGAAGCTATTGCGGCCGGAATCATTAAAACCACTAACGCCCAGGTTGGCGATATTGTGTTCTTTTCGGCTGCCGATTACGCCACGGCCAACAAAGCCTTGGATGCCGTTCGGCAGGAATTGGGCAGTATGTTACGACTCATCAATCCGAAGGAACTGCGCCCAGCGTGGGTGATTGATTTCCCGATGTTCGAAAAAACCGATGAAGGCCGTTGGACCTTTACCCACAACCCCTTCTCGATGCCTGCCGTTTACGACATTGAAAAACACATGAATGGGAAGGAGGAGGAAATTGGCAGCATCATTGCCCAACAATACGACCTTATTTTAAACGGTTACGAAATTGGTGGCGGTTCTGTACGTGCCCATAAACCCGAAATTTTAGAAGCCACTTACAAAAACATGGGCTACAACAAAGAAGAGATGCTTAAAAGTGTTGGCACCATGTACAAAGCCTTCCATTACGGGGCGCCACCACACGGTGGTATTGCTTGGGGCGTAGACCGATTGATGATGATTTTAGAGAAAAAAGCATCGATTAGAGAAGTGATGGCCTTCCCAAAAACAGGAACGAGCGACGATTTATTGTTTGGTGCGCCATCACTACTTTCCGATAAAAAAGTGGAGGAAATGAATGTAAAAGTGATGCGAAAATAGTTGCTTTTTAAATAGCGATACTTTATAAATTAGGAATCCCGACATGAATTTGTCGGGATTTTTTTATGGTTATAATTGATTATATTTACAGGATAACAGCAACAAAAAACTTTTGATATCCTGACTTATTTACGGGATATCGGTAATAAAAGTTTGGATATAACAAGTTGGCTACAATAAAAACAAATAGATGAAAAGAATTTATTCTACACTATTAATTATTTTTCTATTGATTAGTTGTTCAAAAGAAAATTCCATAAACGAAACTAATCAGGAACTGGAAGAACCGGAAAAACAAATAGAAAATCAGCCCCCAAGTAATTTTAATGTTGAACTTGTAAATATTTCACATGACAGCGCAATAATTAATTGGAGCGAGTCTACTGACCCAGACAACGATGCAGTGACATATGATGTTTACTTAAATCAAGTATTAATAATTGAGAACATTTCTGAACTCACTTATCAGTTTATTGGCCTTAAGGAATTAACCAACTATTCTGGAAAAATAGTTGCAAAAGATACCAGCAATAATCATACAGAAGTCACTTTTTCGTTTGGTACAGAAAAATACTATTTAAAATATATTAAGAAATACGATTATGGTCAATATGATTATGGGCCGAATGGTTATGCTCATGGTAATCCATATCATATGATAAAAACTTCAGATAGCAACTATCTTATTTTAGGGAAATCAAGTAACAATGGAAATGGTTATCGGCTTTTTGCCTTAAAAATTAACTATGATGGTGATGAAATTTGGAGGGCTTATTTCAACCATATCTCTCATACTTCAGCTACACCAAAAGTAATCGAACATTCGAATGGATTTTTAATAAATTCTAACGATACTTTGATAAATATCGATTGGGAAGGAAATACGGTATGGTCTAAAAATATTCAGGATATTATCAGTAACCCTATATTTATTTCATCTGTGAATCTTGATAACGAAGGGAATTTCTACCTCGCTGGCATAAGAAATTCAGGATTTCATCAAGGCAATGAAGGTGTCTTATTAAAAATAAGCTCAAATGGGATTCCAATTTGGGAAAAAACATTAAAAATATCATTGTATGATGCTTTTAAAGATGTGGTAATTAATTCTCAAAATGAAATTTATGTTTTGGGCACGTCTGAAACTAAAGGAGCTACTTGGGATGACCATGTTTCTGGTGACTCTTCTTTGAAAGAGATTGATTTTTTGGTAGTAAAAATGAATAATCAAGGAGATATTATATGGCAAAACACTTTCGGCGATGGAAGACACGATTTTCCAAAGCAAATAATAATCAAAAGTAACAACAATATAGTGTTCGCTGGTTTTAGCTGGGGAGCATATGATATAAGTGAGGGTAGAATATTTGAAATCGATGCCGATGGTACTGAAATATGGAATATTTCTAATGAATTATCTTCAACTTTTTCTATTGCTGAAACCTTGGATGGGGGTTTCATTACTACGGGGCATGTTGATTTTGGTTATTATGGGGCATTAGGAATTTATAAATTTACCAGTAATGGTATTGAAGAATGGAACAAGAAGTATCAAGAGACTTTCACATATTTATATGGTCGTTCAATATTAATTGAAAATGACGGAGGATATCGTGTTGCAGGTAGTTTGAGTAAGAATTATTATTATGGTGAAGAAAAACCAGAGCTATTAATTTATAAAACTGATTCCGAAGGAAATTATAAATAAAATAAAATTATTGTAGCCAACAACGGATTACAAATAAAAAGCGTCAATTCATAAAACGCCCAAACTTTAACATAATCCCCACACTTTTATAAAAACTTTAAAGGTTTTTAGGCTTAACTTTAAAACATTAAAAACCACTAAAATTATTAGAATGAAACAGACGAAAAAAGTAACCACAATGATTATCTGTGTTTTTGCTTTGCTGCTTTCGGGCAATGTTATGGCACAGAAGTTTGCAAATTTGGACAAAAGTCCGTTGGACATAAGCTACTACCGTACCAGCCGTAATGCCACGCCCATGGTCAAAGTGATTTACAGCCGTCCACAATTAAAAGGAAGGGATTTAAGCCAATTGGCCCCCAATGGCAAAGTTTGGAGAACGGGTGCCAATGAAGCTTCCGAAATTAAATTTTACCAAGACATCCAATTTGGAGGTGAAACTGTTAAAGCGGGCACTTATTCGTTATACACCATTCCTGGAGAAAACGAATGGACCATTATTTTAAGCAAAGACACCGATGTTTGGGGTGCTTACGGTTACAAAGAAACTAATGATGCTTTACGCATTAAAGTTCCTGTAAGCAGCGGCGAATCGATAGAAGCGTTTTCAATTGCCTTTGATGACGGCAAAATGGTTTTAGCCTGGGACACAGTTAGGGTTTCCATTCCCGTAAGTATTTAATACATATATTATTATAAAAACAATAAAGCCTTGATTAATCAAGGCTTTTCTTTTATTTATCATCGTTATTATCGTTAGCTTCAGACATATAATACAGGCGCTTTAAGCTCTTCTTAAGCAGGGTAAATCTGTAAACTCCAATCACAAAAAATATAATACTGAATACCAATGAGGCCAATGCCAAATATTCAAAATTAGGATAATTCTTTATTTGGAAAAGTGCAATACTGCCCAAAAGCAAATACAACGACGATCTGATATAGGACAGCAAAGTGCGTTCATTCGCCAAACGGGTGCGCTCGATAGCCAAATAATCTCTAAGAATAACTTCTTGATCGGGTTTAAAATCGCGCCCAAAACGTAGAAGTTTCATTTTTTTCAACTTTACAGGTGCTTTCATAAGCGATTGCTATTTTGATTGTACACCTAAAAATAAGCAAAAATTTAAGGAATATTCAAATACTTGTGGGTTTGCAGAGAAACTTTCCAATTGGGGTGTTTCATCACATAATCTACAATCAGCGGAATCATTTTATCACGCTTGCTCCACTCGGGCTGTAAATACAAAATACAATTATCGTTTACTTTGGCAGCCTGTTCTTCGGCAAAACGAAAATCGTCTTTATTGTAAATAATCATTTTTAGCTCATGAGCCTTGGCGTAAACCTCATCAGTAGGCAATTTCATTTTTTTGGGCGATAAACATATCCAATCCCACTGCCCTGTTAATTTATAGGCACCCGAAGTTTCAATATGAATCTTCAGCCCCTCTTCCTTTAATTTTGAAGTCAGAAAGGTCATATCCCAAGTTAAAGGCTCACCACCCGTAACGACAATAGTATCACTATATTTTTTGGCATTTTCAACAATCTTGGTGGTTTGGGTTGGCGGGTGCAATTTGGCATTCCAGCTTTCTTTTACATCGCACCAATGACAGCCTACATCGCAGCCTCCAATCCTAATAAAAT
This genomic stretch from Flavobacteriaceae bacterium GSB9 harbors:
- a CDS encoding porin; translation: MKLKKRAFIFLLAIVLILPALAVGQNEKFKPTFKWNLTSQFWFRYSDLNEGSIIHGEPTSEFLDISIRRLRIPISAQISPKVYAYAIFGGNNYNFKGDDFPIEVLDLYVEYAFAKYLEIGMGKSGWQGLNRWNIRSSKTLMGLDSPLFTLNSVQINDDVGRLFGVWVKGQAGNFDYRMAFNRPFYVKAIPDGAVNFANNKPRVKTSAYVKYQFFEHESNKSAYQTGTYMQKKKVLNIGTGFQFQPEAMSDGDARLPETNIYDITHFSADSFLNLPLANGNAITAYLGYFDYDFGKDYIRNVGANNPTTGGGSDFNGSGVAFPMIGTGTTWYGQFGYAFKETKIFNHMAIIQPNIAIQHSNWDILNDNMTVYDFTVNFFVNGSHDDKISLGYQHRPIFDAAALQQKDYKGMAVLQYQVSFK
- the gatB/aspS gene encoding bifunctional amidotransferase subunit GatB/aspartate--tRNA ligase AspS; translated protein: MELEQINALLKKYELELVIGLETHVRLNTKTKLFCSCANEETETPNQNICPVCTGQMGVLPAVNKEAVKKAIYFGKAVKSTFENEVISWDRKHYEYPDNPKNIQITQFHNPIIPDGQVSCFRNDGSQFTVNLTQVHIEEDAAKLMHEKKISLVDFNKAGVPLIEIVTEPCIRHIEDASTYAQYIQRIVQNLKISDANLEKGEFKSDVSVSLRKKHTYDLNPRTEIKNLNSFKFMVDALKEEVEKQLNYYLEHKTFRPDQTTVLFDADLKQTKTMRKKEFEADYRFISEPDLPFVNIKSAIESINVDISALPFAVERVLINGGVLPQDAKFFTADALRSKTFMQINEVIKDPSFVAKTLVNNIGAEDYGDIHRIEHLIEIFQLFKAEKITSVLVQNAITAYLKDRHFDYNKYFDDNTISKEKIEAAITQVISENEAIANDIKAGNQGKAGILVGKVIKIIGKGASGKVIREGILGQLSGEVKSQEPQTKGEVSKAKGQKGETKEEEVLPQIPIVVKDEYRTHTIIDISDENINDTVTFSGWVSSVRDHGELIFIDLRDSSTEKFQVRLSRESFPNLDELVRLKPESVITVSGKIVQRKEDDYNPSLRTGKIELEATELDILNLSKTLPFEIKRATKTNENTRFQYKYLDHRNEDVRRVIVNRHKVIKLMRDILDEENFLEIETPILSAGTDEGAREFIVPSRKQAGAFYTLPQAPQQFKQMLMVSGYEKYFQLARCFRDEDSRGDRQPEFTQLDIEMAYASMQQIIDLNTKMFNDIVQKIYGKKWILHPFEVLSYKQAMDEYGCDRPDLRFGLKLQDITDIVKDTTFQVFSKPIEEGGIVKCIKVSAEEQGKKRLSKGQIEKLTGIAQQHGLGGLAYIIVNENDLQSPIIKFLGEAIAAGIIKTTNAQVGDIVFFSAADYATANKALDAVRQELGSMLRLINPKELRPAWVIDFPMFEKTDEGRWTFTHNPFSMPAVYDIEKHMNGKEEEIGSIIAQQYDLILNGYEIGGGSVRAHKPEILEATYKNMGYNKEEMLKSVGTMYKAFHYGAPPHGGIAWGVDRLMMILEKKASIREVMAFPKTGTSDDLLFGAPSLLSDKKVEEMNVKVMRK
- a CDS encoding aspartyl/glutamyl-tRNA amidotransferase subunit A, coding for MDSQIRKIHQQLVNKEITCTQLVQDKLDLLAKNSHNTVNSLLIDIALKLAAKVDDKIGNGEDIGLLEGIPFGIKDVYMVQGTITTASSKLLKDYKSAYTATAIQKLLDAGAIPIVKENCDSFGHGSSSENTIFGAVKNAINPELVGGGSSGGSAVNVALDYTVFSIGGDTGGSVRQPAGYNHVYGLKPTYGRISRYGLMAYASSTDCVGPIAKSVEDIRIVLNVMSGKDGKDQTTYSSTEILEESLSTSEGIKAIGYFKNFIESDAIDAQVKSDFLSGIEKIKAKGIEVKVLDFFESNTLVSTYYTLAMAETASNLSRLDGTNYGNRIEAENLKETYAVTRSENFSEETKRRIVGGNQVLSQGFSDEIYLKSLALRDAIANNFEEDFKAVDIIISPVTPSAPPKIGDSLKDPLAMYLSDAYTVGFSLGQLPTLTVPQGTETGLQITASKNNDELVLKFANFLKDTL
- the gyrB gene encoding DNA topoisomerase (ATP-hydrolyzing) subunit B; this translates as MSEAKEEFNKEGYSADSIQALEGMEHVRMRPSMYIGDVGVRGLHHLVYEVVDNSIDEALAGHCNNITVTINEDNSITTEDDGRGIPVDLHKKEGVSALEVVMTKIGAGGKFDKDSYKVSGGLHGVGVSCVNALSEHLKATVYRNGQIWEQEYERGKPLYPVKSIGETDKRGTIVTFKPDPTIFQQTLEYSYDTLASRMRELAFLNKGITVHIVDRRHKKEDGSFEGETFHSEEGLKEFIKYLDATREPLMQDVIAFEGEKNGVPVEVAMVYNTSYAENLHSYVNNINTHEGGTHLSGFRRGLTHTLKKYADESGMLDKLKFDISGDDFREGLTAIVSVKVAEPQFEGQTKTKLGNREVSASVSQAVSEMLTDYLEEHPDDAKTIVQKVILAAQARHAAQKAREMVQRKTAMSIGGLPGKLSDCSEQDPTKCEVFLVEGDSAGGTAKQGRDRNFQAILPLRGKILNVEKAMQHKVFENEEIKNIFTALGVTIGTEEDSKALNLSKLRYHKIVIMCDADIDGSHIATLILTFFFRYMRELIENGHIYIATPPLYLIKKGAKKQYAWSDKERDAIVEEMGGSAGIQRYKGLGEMNAEQLWDTTMNPDFRTLRLVQIDNGTEADRIFSMLMGDEVPPRRDFIEKNAVYANIDA